A genomic window from Flavobacterium hankyongi includes:
- a CDS encoding DUF3822 family protein: protein MQVSNASILDKKYSKLVLQISLSEISFCIVDTLSNKATTLGDFPLEKSTNVSDTENSIINFIKQTPVLQSKFDEVLVLHNNNLTTFVPQVLFDENLLSSYLQYNVKVFDSDFISFDEIQNYEMNCVYIPFVNLNNSLIDCYGNFNYKHSYSVLVKKILDLSKNNDESQIFVHCQEDNFQIIAVKNQKLLLFNSFEYKTKEDFIYYLLFTAEQLQLNPETFHLKLFGKVSKNDEIYKIAYKYVRNVSLFFDHNDIENKIAQQDYLNHFILIHACE, encoded by the coding sequence ATGCAAGTTTCGAACGCATCAATTTTAGACAAAAAATACAGCAAATTAGTCTTGCAAATTTCACTTTCTGAAATTTCGTTTTGTATTGTTGATACTTTATCCAATAAGGCAACAACACTTGGAGATTTTCCTTTAGAAAAATCAACAAACGTATCCGATACCGAAAATTCGATAATCAATTTCATAAAGCAAACACCTGTTCTTCAATCTAAATTTGATGAGGTTTTAGTTTTGCACAATAACAATCTAACTACTTTTGTTCCTCAAGTGTTATTTGACGAGAATTTACTGAGTAGTTATCTACAGTACAATGTAAAAGTTTTTGATTCTGATTTTATCTCTTTTGATGAAATTCAAAATTATGAAATGAATTGCGTGTACATTCCTTTTGTTAATTTAAACAATTCATTAATAGATTGTTACGGAAACTTTAATTATAAACATTCTTATTCTGTACTTGTCAAAAAAATATTAGATTTGAGTAAAAACAATGATGAATCTCAAATATTTGTTCATTGCCAAGAGGATAATTTTCAAATAATTGCTGTAAAAAACCAAAAGCTTTTACTTTTTAATTCATTTGAATATAAAACCAAAGAAGACTTTATTTATTATTTACTTTTTACAGCAGAACAATTACAATTAAATCCTGAGACTTTTCATTTAAAGCTTTTCGGAAAGGTTTCTAAAAATGATGAAATTTATAAAATTGCTTACAAATACGTTCGTAATGTTTCACTGTTTTTCGATCACAACGATATTGAAAATAAAATAGCACAACAAGATTATCTAAATCATTTTATCCTTATACACGCATGCGAATAA
- the rsmD gene encoding 16S rRNA (guanine(966)-N(2))-methyltransferase RsmD has translation MRIISGKYKGRRINPPKNLPVRPTTDMCKEALFNILNNHFNFSGLKVLDLFSGTGSISYEFASRGSEPIISVDGDMGCVNFIKKTAKEFDFDITAIKSDVFKFLEKSKGSYDIIFADPPYGMEQKDFEKIIEIICQNELLEKDGMMIIEHSKYTSLEHMENFSYAKNYGGSVFSFFEYEYDEEEEIEEDEN, from the coding sequence ATGCGAATAATTTCTGGAAAATATAAAGGTCGAAGAATTAATCCTCCTAAAAACCTACCTGTTCGCCCTACTACAGACATGTGTAAGGAAGCTTTATTTAATATTTTAAACAACCATTTTAATTTTTCAGGATTAAAAGTTCTTGACTTATTTTCTGGTACTGGAAGTATTAGTTATGAATTTGCATCACGCGGAAGCGAACCCATTATAAGTGTTGACGGAGATATGGGCTGTGTAAATTTTATCAAAAAAACAGCCAAAGAATTTGATTTTGATATAACTGCTATTAAAAGTGATGTTTTTAAATTTTTAGAAAAAAGCAAAGGAAGCTACGATATCATATTTGCTGATCCTCCTTACGGAATGGAACAAAAAGATTTTGAAAAAATAATCGAAATTATCTGTCAAAATGAACTTTTAGAGAAAGATGGTATGATGATTATTGAGCATTCAAAGTATACTTCGCTGGAACACATGGAAAACTTTTCTTATGCGAAAAACTATGGTGGTTCTGTCTTTTCATTTTTTGAATATGAATATGATGAAGAGGAAGAAATTGAAGAAGACGAAAATTAA
- a CDS encoding DUF4328 domain-containing protein has translation MKPNHSRAKYAIVFIALIFILDLFSLLFDYLEYLLLTSDFNQDIVTEAENNDLRQSILGILYILVYITSVVFFIRWFRRAYYNLHTKIDHLSHSEGWAAGSWFIPFICLYRPYQIMKEMYTETVDYLEDQNKKIGNQYYSYFIGFWWTLWIISNFLGRIYFKETMNADTISELLESNKLSIINTAISIPLALVTIKVIYDYSNLEKVLFNIKNDNPKIELTTVEEN, from the coding sequence TTGAAACCAAACCATTCAAGAGCAAAATATGCAATCGTTTTCATTGCTTTAATATTCATTTTAGATTTATTTTCTCTACTTTTTGACTATTTAGAGTACTTACTATTGACTTCTGATTTCAACCAAGATATTGTTACTGAGGCTGAAAACAATGATTTAAGACAAAGTATTTTAGGTATTTTATATATTTTAGTATATATAACTTCGGTAGTATTTTTCATTAGATGGTTTAGAAGAGCATATTACAATCTTCATACAAAAATCGATCATTTAAGTCATAGCGAGGGTTGGGCAGCAGGAAGTTGGTTTATTCCTTTCATTTGCTTATACAGACCTTACCAAATCATGAAAGAAATGTATACTGAAACAGTTGATTATCTTGAAGATCAAAACAAAAAAATAGGAAATCAATATTATTCCTATTTTATAGGTTTTTGGTGGACACTTTGGATTATTTCAAATTTTTTAGGGAGAATTTATTTCAAAGAAACAATGAATGCAGATACAATTTCTGAATTACTTGAAAGTAACAAATTAAGTATTATAAACACTGCTATTTCAATACCTTTAGCTTTGGTTACAATAAAAGTAATATATGATTATTCTAATTTAGAAAAAGTATTATTTAACATTAAAAATGATAATCCAAAAATAGAATTAACAACGGTCGAAGAAAACTAA